The Pseudodesulfovibrio sp. zrk46 genome contains a region encoding:
- a CDS encoding class I SAM-dependent methyltransferase encodes MENKHLDSSDIARLLGEEVPVLESICKDLIDDSALVYREVAPDEKDDCILTILKRLDSGCLKPSGSHRSEDWEKGWAENLTRYENECTEQSLTPGYFERPENNYYTRLEGRLVRSVDPSLLRNFCMIHRSWFMSRFCSEFDSVFEFGCGTGWNLTRFNELHPGKQLVGLDWAQSAVDLVNSLGERDDINLSSSRFDFFNPDYDLEVPPGSAMFTITALEQIGGDFEKLLDFVLAKGFVRCAHAEPVVEFYDEDTLFDHLALKYHHKRNYLGPFLTKLRALEEEGKVVIEKAERVPFGNMFNEGLSTIVWRPTFS; translated from the coding sequence ATGGAAAACAAGCATCTGGACAGCAGTGATATCGCCCGGTTGTTGGGCGAGGAGGTCCCGGTTCTCGAGAGCATCTGCAAGGATCTCATTGATGATTCGGCGCTTGTCTACCGGGAGGTTGCTCCGGATGAAAAGGATGACTGCATCCTCACCATCCTCAAGCGTCTAGATTCCGGATGCCTCAAGCCTTCTGGAAGTCATCGCTCTGAAGACTGGGAAAAGGGATGGGCCGAGAACCTTACCCGCTACGAGAACGAGTGTACGGAGCAGAGTCTGACGCCTGGATATTTCGAACGGCCGGAGAACAACTATTACACCCGTCTGGAAGGGCGCTTGGTCCGGTCTGTTGACCCGTCCCTGTTGCGAAATTTTTGCATGATCCACCGCTCCTGGTTCATGAGCCGTTTCTGCTCGGAGTTTGATTCGGTCTTCGAGTTCGGTTGCGGCACCGGATGGAATCTGACTCGTTTCAATGAACTCCATCCCGGCAAGCAGCTTGTGGGGCTGGATTGGGCTCAGAGTGCGGTAGATCTGGTCAACTCCCTTGGGGAACGTGATGACATCAACCTCTCGTCCAGCCGGTTCGACTTCTTCAATCCCGATTATGATCTGGAGGTGCCTCCGGGCAGCGCCATGTTCACCATTACGGCTCTGGAGCAGATTGGCGGAGATTTCGAAAAACTGTTGGACTTTGTGCTGGCCAAGGGCTTTGTCCGATGCGCGCACGCCGAGCCCGTGGTGGAATTTTATGACGAGGATACTCTTTTCGACCACCTGGCTTTGAAGTACCATCACAAAAGAAACTACCTGGGGCCTTTCCTCACAAAGCTTCGAGCATTGGAAGAAGAAGGAAAGGTCGTCATAGAAAAGGCCGAAAGAGTTCCCTTCGGCAATATGTTCAATGAAGGTTTGTCCACGATAGTGTGGCGTCCGACGTTTAGTTGA
- a CDS encoding NAD-dependent epimerase/dehydratase family protein produces the protein MNMWKDKNVLVPGGTGLIGAPLVKRLLKLGANVHVVSLDDPSRCPEGARFQQLNLTDFDSCMEACKGMDFIFDMLGTKASPDTARNRPASHFVTNMQLQLPFLEAARIQKVPGLLFASSIGVYGNSEIMHEDDVWQTFPSPNDWFGGWAKRMGELQIEGYRKEYGMDRLTIVRPANVYGPGDCFEGDHAMVVPSLIRRAIEASETGADLVVWGDGSPERDFIFSDDVARMCIEVAEANPQDPINIGNGSATSIRRLVEIIKECVDPGLNIVWDTDKPKGDRLRRLDVERAASYGIQANISLEEGVRQTVEWYMENRHQQGDKHNAYADR, from the coding sequence ATGAATATGTGGAAAGACAAAAACGTTCTCGTTCCCGGTGGTACCGGTTTGATCGGCGCCCCCCTTGTAAAAAGGCTCCTGAAGCTGGGGGCCAATGTACATGTGGTGTCTCTTGATGATCCGTCCCGTTGCCCTGAGGGGGCTAGATTTCAGCAACTCAATCTGACGGATTTCGATAGCTGCATGGAGGCCTGCAAAGGCATGGACTTCATTTTTGATATGCTGGGAACCAAGGCCTCTCCAGACACCGCCCGCAATCGTCCGGCGAGCCACTTCGTCACCAACATGCAGTTGCAGCTTCCCTTTCTGGAAGCAGCCCGTATTCAGAAAGTTCCCGGCCTGTTGTTTGCCAGCTCCATTGGCGTGTACGGCAACTCCGAGATCATGCATGAGGACGACGTGTGGCAGACTTTCCCGTCTCCAAATGACTGGTTCGGCGGTTGGGCCAAGCGCATGGGGGAGCTCCAGATCGAGGGCTACCGCAAGGAGTACGGCATGGACCGGTTGACCATTGTTCGTCCGGCCAATGTCTACGGTCCCGGCGACTGCTTTGAAGGCGACCACGCTATGGTCGTCCCTTCACTGATCCGCAGGGCAATCGAGGCGAGTGAGACCGGCGCCGATCTGGTGGTTTGGGGGGACGGTTCTCCCGAACGGGACTTTATCTTTTCCGACGACGTGGCCCGCATGTGCATCGAAGTGGCCGAGGCCAACCCTCAGGATCCGATCAATATCGGCAACGGCTCCGCCACCTCCATCCGTCGACTGGTGGAGATCATCAAGGAGTGCGTGGACCCCGGCCTGAATATCGTCTGGGATACGGATAAGCCCAAGGGCGACCGTTTGCGCCGCCTCGATGTGGAGCGGGCGGCCTCCTACGGCATACAGGCCAACATCTCCCTGGAAGAGGGCGTTCGCCAGACCGTGGAGTGGTACATGGAAAACCGCCACCAGCAGGGCGACAAGCACAACGCATACGCAGACCGATAG
- a CDS encoding radical SAM protein: MTNTSSRITVAICQLDNPFGDQSYLPYTAGLLQAYVQQHAETPERYEFLLPLYKRMPLDEVVEAVIDADVAAFSVSMWNHQLCMKAIAELKLRKPEILTVIGGPQVPRDSRPLMEENPALDVAIHGEGEQVFLEVLEALPGRDFRQVNGIAFREEGQVALNPPHERIRDISTIPSPYLSGVFDPLVEAYPDQLWQGLLETNRGCPFGCAYCDWGRSETKHVFRFPLDRVHEELEWFANNKVEFIFCCDANFGLLPRDVDIAAKAAEIKAKHGYPKALSVQFTKNSSERAFETQRILTESGMSKGANLAFQSLHEPALQCAGRTNISMTEFETLQHRFQRENITTFSDLILGIPGETYESFAEGVETLISRGQHNRLQFNNLVMLPNAPMAQPEYREKYDIQTAWTRIVYGYGEPDSAAEVTETQEFVIGTYSMPPEEWQRTRAFAWMTNFLYFNKLLQIPLLYLKQELNVDVTGMVRLFCQSGLEEYPLLAGIRDRFVNKAKAIQEGGEEYELSPQWFNIWWPIDTLTLVETVHGGNLDAFYEQAGDLIRRFLAEKGQELPPHFDDALMLNKALIKVPFVDDNRELTLGSNIGGYYHNVIMGNPAELVETPTRYLIKAADDTWDDWMEWARKAVWYGHKAARYMYDFEEETAEP; encoded by the coding sequence ATGACGAACACATCTTCCCGCATCACCGTCGCCATCTGCCAACTCGACAATCCTTTTGGCGATCAGAGCTACCTGCCGTACACGGCTGGTCTGCTGCAGGCCTACGTTCAGCAGCATGCCGAAACGCCGGAGCGATACGAGTTCTTGCTTCCCCTCTACAAGCGCATGCCCCTTGATGAAGTGGTTGAGGCTGTCATCGATGCCGATGTGGCCGCATTCAGCGTGTCCATGTGGAACCACCAGCTCTGTATGAAGGCCATTGCGGAGCTCAAGCTGCGCAAGCCGGAGATACTCACCGTGATCGGCGGTCCGCAGGTGCCCCGTGATTCCCGGCCGCTGATGGAAGAGAACCCGGCATTGGATGTCGCCATCCATGGCGAAGGAGAGCAGGTTTTTCTGGAGGTGCTGGAGGCGTTGCCCGGACGCGATTTCCGGCAGGTGAACGGCATCGCCTTTCGGGAGGAAGGACAGGTCGCTCTCAATCCGCCTCATGAGCGAATCCGGGATATCTCCACCATCCCCTCTCCGTATCTTTCCGGTGTGTTTGATCCGCTCGTCGAAGCCTATCCTGATCAGCTCTGGCAGGGATTGCTGGAGACCAATCGCGGGTGCCCTTTTGGTTGCGCCTACTGCGATTGGGGGCGTTCAGAAACCAAGCACGTTTTTCGCTTTCCTTTGGATCGTGTCCATGAAGAGCTTGAATGGTTCGCCAACAACAAAGTTGAGTTCATCTTCTGTTGCGACGCCAATTTCGGTTTGCTTCCCAGAGACGTGGATATTGCGGCCAAGGCGGCTGAAATCAAGGCCAAGCATGGCTACCCCAAAGCCCTTTCGGTGCAGTTTACCAAGAACTCATCCGAGCGCGCCTTTGAGACTCAGCGGATTCTCACCGAATCAGGCATGAGCAAGGGGGCAAATCTCGCCTTTCAGTCGCTCCATGAACCTGCCCTGCAATGCGCGGGCAGGACGAATATCTCCATGACTGAGTTCGAGACCCTGCAGCACCGCTTTCAGCGCGAAAACATCACTACCTTTTCTGACTTGATTCTGGGGATTCCGGGCGAGACTTACGAGAGCTTTGCCGAGGGCGTGGAAACCCTGATCAGTCGCGGTCAGCACAACCGTTTGCAGTTCAACAATCTGGTCATGCTGCCCAATGCGCCCATGGCCCAGCCCGAATACCGTGAAAAATATGACATCCAGACTGCCTGGACCCGTATTGTTTACGGCTACGGCGAACCTGACTCTGCCGCAGAAGTGACCGAGACGCAGGAGTTCGTCATTGGCACCTATTCCATGCCGCCGGAAGAGTGGCAGCGGACGCGCGCCTTTGCCTGGATGACCAACTTTCTCTATTTCAACAAGCTGCTCCAGATTCCCCTGCTGTACCTGAAGCAGGAGCTGAATGTAGACGTGACCGGCATGGTTCGTCTGTTCTGCCAGAGCGGGCTGGAGGAGTATCCTCTGCTGGCCGGTATCCGGGACCGTTTCGTGAACAAGGCGAAGGCGATTCAGGAAGGCGGCGAGGAATATGAACTCTCACCGCAGTGGTTCAACATCTGGTGGCCCATTGATACCCTTACGTTGGTGGAGACCGTCCATGGCGGGAATCTGGATGCGTTCTACGAGCAGGCAGGCGATCTGATTCGTCGTTTTCTGGCTGAAAAGGGACAGGAACTCCCACCGCATTTTGACGATGCCCTGATGCTGAATAAGGCGTTGATCAAGGTGCCTTTTGTCGATGACAACAGGGAGCTTACCCTAGGCTCAAACATCGGCGGTTATTACCACAACGTCATCATGGGGAATCCTGCCGAATTGGTCGAGACTCCCACCCGCTATCTCATCAAGGCTGCGGACGACACTTGGGACGACTGGATGGAGTGGGCCAGAAAGGCTGTCTGGTACGGGCACAAGGCCGCCAGATACATGTATGATTTTGAAGAAGAAACAGCGGAACCTTAG
- a CDS encoding NAD(P)-dependent oxidoreductase — protein MQLLVTGATGLAGSALVSLLGEIAPDIALRGTHWSSTPEIRTDAVEYVKADLTRYEDCHAVAKGCDAAIMMAAVTGGVQSAVDAPYRQTTSNLIMDAQMLQALYEQGVKDVIFVSTATVYQDMEGTIHEDDLDLMQDPHGTYFGVGWAKRSAEKLCQFWRETMGMNIRVLRAANIYGPRATFHPKRSNFIPALIRKANEKMDPFEVWGSPSVTRDVIYTDDFVRAVWKVLTTKTDNYIFNVGSGKSVTVGEVVDYALKAADHQPGKLHYTDNAPSTIAKRELDISRIQNETGWKPLVTPEEGIRLTSDWWKENKETWEK, from the coding sequence ATGCAATTGCTTGTAACGGGAGCGACCGGGCTTGCCGGGTCGGCCCTTGTATCGTTGCTCGGCGAAATCGCGCCGGACATCGCCTTGCGCGGCACCCACTGGAGCAGCACCCCGGAAATCCGGACCGACGCCGTGGAATACGTCAAGGCAGACCTGACCCGTTACGAGGACTGTCACGCTGTGGCCAAGGGATGCGACGCAGCTATCATGATGGCTGCGGTGACCGGCGGTGTCCAGAGCGCAGTGGATGCCCCATACAGGCAGACAACATCCAACCTGATCATGGACGCACAGATGCTTCAGGCCCTGTACGAGCAAGGGGTAAAGGACGTTATCTTTGTCTCCACCGCCACGGTCTATCAGGATATGGAGGGAACCATCCACGAGGATGACCTTGACCTGATGCAGGATCCCCATGGCACATACTTTGGAGTGGGATGGGCCAAACGCTCTGCCGAAAAGCTCTGCCAATTCTGGCGCGAGACCATGGGCATGAACATCAGAGTGCTGAGAGCGGCCAATATTTATGGCCCCAGAGCAACTTTTCACCCCAAACGCTCTAATTTTATTCCGGCACTCATCCGAAAAGCCAATGAGAAGATGGATCCGTTTGAGGTCTGGGGTTCGCCATCAGTCACACGCGACGTGATCTACACTGACGACTTTGTTCGCGCCGTGTGGAAGGTGCTCACCACAAAGACCGATAATTACATCTTCAACGTGGGCAGTGGAAAGAGTGTTACCGTCGGCGAAGTCGTGGACTACGCCTTGAAGGCGGCCGACCACCAGCCGGGCAAGCTCCACTATACGGACAATGCACCGAGCACCATCGCCAAAAGGGAACTGGATATCTCCAGAATTCAGAACGAAACAGGCTGGAAACCGCTTGTCACACCGGAAGAGGGCATTCGACTGACCTCTGACTGGTGGAAAGAAAACAAGGAAACATGGGAAAAATGA
- a CDS encoding class I SAM-dependent methyltransferase, with the protein MKTEKHDAIVLSSDSEKGAQGQFTDLLTGTPLPDDELLANLGLYMTSKNMSRMLFFYEIYKMLVDTHGVIMEFGVRWGQTLSMLSALRGIFEPFNRHRKIIGFDTFDGFVGMEDKDGANCRCTDGSFGVADNYEDYLAKVMTLQEELNPISHLKKFELVKGDARETIPAYIERHPETLVSLAIFDFDIYSPTKAALEAIAPRLFKGSILVFDELCDDIFPGETVALLETMGVNGLRIKRMPMTARVSYAVVE; encoded by the coding sequence ATGAAGACGGAAAAACACGACGCCATCGTCCTTTCCAGTGATTCGGAAAAAGGGGCCCAGGGCCAATTCACTGACCTGCTGACGGGAACACCGCTCCCGGATGACGAACTGCTGGCCAACCTCGGCCTGTACATGACCTCCAAGAACATGTCCCGTATGCTGTTCTTCTACGAGATTTACAAGATGCTCGTGGACACCCACGGCGTAATCATGGAGTTCGGCGTACGCTGGGGCCAGACCCTGTCCATGCTGTCCGCCTTGCGCGGCATCTTCGAGCCGTTCAATCGCCACCGCAAAATCATTGGCTTCGACACCTTTGACGGGTTCGTGGGCATGGAAGACAAAGACGGCGCAAACTGCCGCTGTACTGACGGCTCCTTTGGCGTGGCTGACAACTACGAGGACTACCTCGCCAAGGTCATGACCCTGCAGGAAGAACTCAATCCCATCTCCCACCTCAAGAAATTCGAGCTGGTCAAGGGCGACGCCCGCGAGACCATCCCGGCATACATCGAGCGCCATCCCGAGACGCTGGTCTCTCTGGCCATCTTCGACTTTGACATCTACAGCCCGACCAAGGCTGCACTGGAGGCCATCGCCCCCAGGCTCTTCAAGGGCAGTATTCTGGTATTTGACGAGTTGTGCGACGACATCTTCCCCGGCGAAACCGTCGCTCTCCTGGAAACCATGGGCGTCAACGGCCTGCGCATCAAGCGTATGCCCATGACCGCTCGCGTCTCTTACGCAGTGGTGGAATAA
- a CDS encoding transketolase produces MHTQIRKDILNISFESGHGHIPTCFSIVELLQTVYETMNHKPADPQWNDRDIFILSKGHAALAHYVVLARQGYFDLEPVCTFGGCGSQFGCHGDRSKTPGVEVSTGSLGHGIGVAVGMAMAFKIQKSDRRVISLIGDGEANEGSVWEALLVAADQKLDKLTVIYDNNMSHARGLQIHNPAEKLASFGMDVTEIDGHDPAQIRAALEKKSDMPKAIVANTVKGQGIAEMMENHYPWHRRSPSEEELKRFLEELDARTV; encoded by the coding sequence ATGCATACCCAGATCAGAAAAGACATTCTCAACATCTCCTTTGAGAGCGGGCACGGGCATATCCCCACCTGCTTCTCCATCGTGGAGTTGTTGCAGACCGTTTACGAGACCATGAATCACAAACCCGCCGATCCCCAGTGGAACGACCGGGACATCTTCATCCTGAGCAAGGGCCATGCGGCACTGGCGCATTACGTGGTTCTGGCACGGCAAGGATATTTCGACCTTGAACCTGTCTGCACTTTCGGCGGCTGCGGCTCCCAGTTCGGTTGTCACGGTGACCGGAGCAAGACCCCCGGCGTGGAAGTATCCACCGGCTCTCTCGGTCACGGCATCGGTGTGGCCGTAGGCATGGCCATGGCCTTCAAGATTCAGAAGAGTGACCGCCGTGTCATCTCGCTGATCGGCGATGGAGAGGCCAACGAAGGCTCTGTATGGGAAGCGCTCCTTGTGGCCGCTGACCAGAAACTCGACAAGTTGACTGTCATCTACGACAACAACATGTCCCATGCTCGCGGCCTGCAGATTCACAACCCCGCCGAAAAGCTGGCTTCCTTCGGCATGGACGTGACCGAAATCGACGGCCATGATCCCGCCCAGATTCGCGCCGCGCTGGAAAAGAAGTCCGACATGCCCAAGGCCATCGTGGCCAACACCGTTAAAGGTCAGGGCATCGCCGAAATGATGGAGAACCACTACCCGTGGCACAGACGTTCCCCTAGCGAAGAGGAACTGAAACGTTTTCTGGAGGAACTCGATGCGCGGACAGTTTAG
- a CDS encoding class I SAM-dependent methyltransferase translates to MKHGDFTKLAKNYAMYRPAYAPPVLEAILGLTGKDTKEIDFADVGAGTGIWARMAAAAGCKTRAVEPNEAMRLEGEKQNGSLDILWVDGSAEETGLGDNSADILTMASSFHWADFDVATKEFQRVLRPGGLFMALWNTRITDTNPLLVDIENKLKELVPDMKRVSSGRSEFCDHLFDKLEGASVFDSVLYMEGKHVEYQSPERYIGLWESVNDVRVQAGEERFGQFMDYIKERVNNLEHIEATYLTRAWIGFTTK, encoded by the coding sequence ATGAAGCATGGAGATTTTACCAAACTCGCAAAGAATTATGCCATGTACAGGCCTGCATATGCCCCGCCTGTGCTGGAAGCAATATTGGGTCTGACAGGAAAGGATACCAAGGAGATCGATTTTGCGGATGTCGGTGCTGGAACTGGTATCTGGGCTAGAATGGCAGCCGCTGCGGGCTGCAAGACAAGGGCTGTTGAACCCAATGAGGCCATGCGTTTGGAGGGGGAAAAGCAGAATGGCAGTCTCGATATCCTGTGGGTCGATGGTAGCGCGGAAGAAACTGGTTTGGGGGATAACTCGGCTGACATTTTAACGATGGCGTCCTCTTTTCATTGGGCTGATTTTGACGTGGCGACAAAGGAATTTCAGCGTGTGCTTCGGCCTGGTGGACTTTTTATGGCTTTATGGAACACACGGATTACCGATACCAATCCACTTCTTGTCGATATCGAGAACAAGTTGAAAGAACTCGTGCCGGACATGAAGAGGGTTTCTTCCGGCAGGTCTGAATTTTGTGACCATCTGTTTGACAAGTTGGAGGGGGCTTCGGTCTTCGATTCCGTTCTCTATATGGAGGGAAAGCATGTTGAATACCAGTCTCCTGAACGCTATATTGGGCTTTGGGAATCGGTCAACGATGTGCGGGTTCAAGCTGGAGAGGAACGGTTTGGACAGTTTATGGACTACATAAAGGAACGGGTAAACAACCTTGAACACATCGAAGCGACCTACCTCACTCGTGCCTGGATTGGTTTCACCACCAAGTAA
- a CDS encoding adenylyl-sulfate kinase, translated as MEPKVIWITGLSGAGKTTMARQLAVQLEGKGLSPVLLDGDAVREAIGDENCGHDRHCRLVNAYRICRLAKMIADQGRIVIVATMSLFHEIHEWNRANYPSYYEVLLECDADVLKQRDSKGHYGRGENLPGIDIVPELPLKADIVLCNMDFSVPPEQLANDVIMGIEGKLS; from the coding sequence ATGGAGCCAAAGGTTATTTGGATTACAGGTTTGTCCGGAGCAGGCAAGACTACCATGGCAAGGCAGCTCGCTGTTCAACTGGAGGGGAAAGGCCTTTCTCCAGTCCTTCTTGATGGTGATGCCGTACGCGAAGCCATCGGTGATGAAAATTGTGGGCACGATCGACATTGTCGCCTTGTCAACGCATATCGGATTTGTCGTTTGGCAAAAATGATTGCTGACCAAGGCAGGATCGTAATTGTGGCCACCATGTCATTGTTTCATGAAATCCATGAATGGAATCGGGCTAACTACCCCAGCTACTACGAGGTCTTGCTGGAGTGTGATGCTGATGTTCTTAAGCAACGGGATAGTAAAGGACATTATGGCCGTGGAGAGAATTTGCCAGGGATTGATATAGTTCCAGAATTACCTCTTAAGGCCGATATCGTGCTGTGTAACATGGATTTTTCTGTTCCTCCCGAACAGCTTGCCAATGATGTGATCATGGGGATTGAAGGCAAGCTGTCTTGA
- a CDS encoding phosphocholine cytidylyltransferase family protein, which produces MQALILAAGRGSRMCEETRDKPKCLIPLSGKPMLHWQLQSLQSAGLETITVATGYKGHLLTGEFKTVENPVWDKTNMVSTMLCALPELAASPCIISYSDIVYHPDHVRALAGADGDISITYDREWKSLWSVRFDNPLDDAETFREQDGILQDIGRRTDSYEDIQGQFMGLLKFSADGFEQVKDLLGSLSEEEVAKLDMTALLQRLLAAGAHITAVPVSGQWCEADSMEDVTAYEKCIREHENNKTRWSHDWR; this is translated from the coding sequence ATGCAGGCATTAATACTGGCCGCAGGCAGAGGGTCGCGCATGTGTGAAGAGACACGCGACAAGCCCAAGTGCCTGATTCCGCTTTCCGGCAAGCCCATGTTGCACTGGCAATTACAGTCCCTTCAGTCCGCAGGGCTGGAGACCATTACCGTTGCCACTGGATACAAGGGGCATCTGCTTACCGGAGAGTTTAAAACCGTTGAGAACCCGGTATGGGACAAGACCAATATGGTGAGCACCATGTTGTGCGCACTCCCGGAGCTGGCGGCGTCGCCTTGCATCATCTCCTATTCGGACATCGTCTATCACCCGGATCATGTTCGTGCCTTGGCCGGGGCCGATGGCGATATTTCCATCACCTACGACAGGGAGTGGAAGTCCCTCTGGAGCGTGCGGTTCGACAATCCACTGGATGATGCCGAGACTTTCAGGGAGCAGGATGGAATTTTACAGGATATCGGTAGAAGAACCGATTCCTATGAGGATATTCAGGGGCAGTTCATGGGGCTGCTCAAGTTTTCCGCCGATGGATTCGAACAGGTGAAGGACCTGCTGGGCAGCCTGTCGGAAGAGGAGGTCGCAAAGCTCGACATGACGGCTTTGCTGCAGCGGCTGCTGGCCGCAGGAGCCCATATCACTGCAGTGCCGGTATCTGGCCAGTGGTGCGAAGCGGATTCCATGGAGGATGTCACCGCATACGAGAAGTGCATCCGTGAACATGAAAATAACAAGACGCGTTGGTCGCACGACTGGCGTTGA
- a CDS encoding gamma-glutamyl-gamma-aminobutyrate hydrolase family protein (Members of this family of hydrolases with an active site Cys residue belong to MEROPS family C26.), translating into MARKRIGVTMRQVRVEQTDTTYDSLDTDWLPFLNDVLPDVVWVPVPNMGEAVVDWASDLGLSGVLLTGGDDWGTFPVRDQTERALCEWAKAEQLPLLGVCRGMQVLNYVMGGKLPSVRNGESEVDHVAAVHQLETPDGVLTVNSFHNGLLQEQDVAPLFLIWARSADGMVEAVRKHGGMMTGIMWHPERESTPMEHDMKLFKSIFGE; encoded by the coding sequence ATGGCTCGAAAGCGCATTGGCGTCACCATGCGTCAGGTTCGGGTCGAGCAGACCGATACGACCTATGACTCTCTGGATACAGACTGGCTTCCATTTCTGAACGATGTCCTGCCGGATGTCGTATGGGTCCCGGTGCCCAACATGGGCGAGGCCGTCGTCGACTGGGCGAGTGACCTGGGACTCAGTGGGGTGCTACTCACTGGCGGCGACGATTGGGGTACGTTTCCTGTTCGGGATCAGACCGAGAGAGCTTTGTGCGAGTGGGCCAAGGCCGAGCAGCTTCCACTGCTGGGTGTCTGTCGTGGAATGCAGGTGCTGAATTACGTCATGGGCGGCAAACTGCCTTCGGTGAGAAACGGCGAGTCTGAAGTGGACCACGTGGCTGCTGTCCATCAGTTGGAAACCCCGGATGGTGTTTTGACGGTGAACTCATTCCACAACGGTTTGCTGCAGGAGCAGGATGTCGCTCCTTTGTTTCTGATTTGGGCCCGGTCTGCTGATGGCATGGTGGAAGCTGTGCGAAAGCATGGCGGTATGATGACCGGAATCATGTGGCATCCGGAACGGGAGTCCACGCCGATGGAGCATGACATGAAACTGTTCAAATCGATTTTTGGAGAATGA